One stretch of Armigeres subalbatus isolate Guangzhou_Male chromosome 2, GZ_Asu_2, whole genome shotgun sequence DNA includes these proteins:
- the LOC134214558 gene encoding optineurin-like: MSNEQNESFIVLGSSMSSADRNYPTSEDFEGLETLNPTNEECEIPIMSHSSASKANHGETVTNDRSVSSAITLSVHSPRMMPSLTNDECITRMQKLEVENENLRQIIRTAKEKHNQAWNRIAALEKKLESMELQTENDNAHISELKKDLSERVSVLKNQAHCIEKMDQEKQSNMLLKSTNSQLQDKLIQIQDDHVKEIQSKNLEVDRLMEQVNSLQDQLNTSKLASQMHSKPDCISSELIHFILQCPLCENRYKDLDVLQIHVEECVLAFM; the protein is encoded by the exons ATGTCCAACGAGCAGAATGAATCATTCATTGTCTTGGGTTCTTCAATGAGTTCTGCTGACCGGAACTACCCCACTTCTGAGGATTTCGAAGGGTTAGAAACGTTAAATCCAACCAACGAGGAATGCGAAATCCCCATTATGAGTCATTCGTCTGCAAGCAAGGCAAATCACGGAGAAACTGTGACGAACGATCGGAGTGTAAGTAGTGCCATAACTTTATCGGTTCACTCTCCACGCATGATGCCATCCTTAACGAATGACGAATGTATTACCCGTATGCAAAAATTggaagtggaaaacgaaaatctACGACAAATTATTCGCACTGCTAAAGAGAAACACAATCAGGCCTGGAATCGTATTGCAGCACTCGAGAAGAAGCTTGAGTCCATGGAACTACAGACCGAAAATGATAATGCACATATTTCGGAATTAAAGAAGGATTTATCAGAAAGGGTATCTGTTTTGAAAAATCAGGCCCACTGCATCGAAAAAATGGACCAGGAGAAGCAGAGTAACATGTTGTTAAAGTCGACGAATTCACAATTACAAGATAAG CTGATTCAAATTCAAGATGATCATGTAAAGGAAATTCAATCGAAGAATCTAGAAGTGGACAGGCTTATGGAACAGGTGAATTCGCTGCAGGACCAGTTGAACACAAGTAAACTTGCATCCCAAATGCACTCAAAGCCTGATTGTATTTCGTCGGAACTAATTCATTTTATTCTGCAATGTCCGTTGTGCGAAAATCGATATAAAGATTTGGACGTTCTCCAGATCCACGTTGAAGAATGCGTCCTAGCATTTATGTAG